From Diospyros lotus cultivar Yz01 chromosome 4, ASM1463336v1, whole genome shotgun sequence, a single genomic window includes:
- the LOC127799892 gene encoding cyclin-T1-4-like isoform X2, which yields MSHLQSYHSQGGPFAGGCRPFANSNQSTITTSNQFNNHNNCNGNCIWNYDDFHDCSRKFKEYNYHVNHVMPNAAPSFKRRKFSASSWEDNGRQYQPKGCSNNGFPTCKNNLVHLAPSRPDANSSMSIANKRDRKKFEDQDEVFMSRDEIDRCSPSRKDGIDALVETYLRYSYCAFLQNLGLRLDLPQTTIGTAMVLCHRFFVRRSHASHDRILIATAALFLAAKSEETARPLNNVLRASCEILHKQDLTFISYLLPVDWFEQYRERVIEAEQLILTTLDFELNVQHPYASLTSILDKLGFSQSVLVNLALRLISEGLRSSLWLQFKPHQIAAGAAYLAGRYLNMDMASCQNIWMAFQTPHSIVEAFFRFVLLQAIDQTIRSCECYDCRCGAAVDGAILEI from the exons ATGTCTCACTTGCAGAGTTACCATTCACAGGGTGGCCCTTTTGCTGGTGGTTGTAGACCTTTTGCCAATAGTAACCAATCCACCATCACAACTAGCAACCAATTTAATAACCATAATAACTGCAATGGCAACTGCATTTGGAATTACGATGATTTCCATGATTGTTCAAGGAAGTTCAAGGAGTATAACTATCACGTTAATCATGTTATGCCCAACGCTGCACCTTCTTTcaaaaggagaaaattttctGCTTCTTCTTGGGAAGACAATGGGAGACAGTATCAACCCAAAGGATGCAGTAACAATGGGTTTCCTACATGTAAGAACAATTTGGTCCATCTTGCTCCTTCAAGACCAGATGCCAATAGCAGCATGTCTATCGCCAATAAACGTGACCGTAAAAAATTTGAGGATCAAGATGAGGTCTTTATGTCAAGGGATGAGATTGACAGATGCTCTCCATCGAGAAAAGATGGCATTGATGCACTGGTTGAGACATACTTGCGTTACTCATATTGTGcttttctccaaaatcttgGATTGCGATTGGATTT GCCGCAAACCACTATTGGCACTGCTATGGTTTTATGCCACCGGTTTTTCGTTCGAAGGTCACATGCTAGCCATGACAGAATT TTGATTGCTACTGCTGCTCTTTTTTTGGCTGCAAAGTCTGAGGAGACGGCACGCCCTTTGAACAATGTGTTGAGAGCATCGTGTGAAATTTTACACAAGCAGGACCTCACTTTCATCTCATATCTTCTTCCTGTT GATTGGTTTGAGCAGTATCGAGAACGTGTGATTGAGGCTGAGCAATTGATATTGACAACTCTTGATTTTGAGCTTAATGTTCAGCACCCATATGCTTCTCTTACATCCATTCTTGACAAATTAGGCTTTTCACAGTCAGTACTGGTGAATTTGGCACTGAGATTGATCAGTGAAGG GCTTCGAAGTTCACTGTGGCTTCAGTTTAAACCCCATCAGATTGCTGCTGGTGCTGCATATCTAGCTGGCAGATACTTAAATATGGATATGGCTTCATGTCAGAATATCTGGATGGCATTCCAAACACCTCATTCTATTGTTGAAG CCTTCTTCCGCTTTGTGTTACTCCAAGCAATTGATCAAACGATTAGATCATGCGAGTGTTATGACTGCAGATGTGGCGCAGCAGTTGATGGAGctattttagaaatataa
- the LOC127799892 gene encoding cyclin-T1-3-like isoform X1: MSHLQSYHSQGGPFAGGCRPFANSNQSTITTSNQFNNHNNCNGNCIWNYDDFHDCSRKFKEYNYHVNHVMPNAAPSFKRRKFSASSWEDNGRQYQPKGCSNNGFPTCKNNLVHLAPSRPDANSSMSIANKRDRKKFEDQDEVFMSRDEIDRCSPSRKDGIDALVETYLRYSYCAFLQNLGLRLDLPQTTIGTAMVLCHRFFVRRSHASHDRILIATAALFLAAKSEETARPLNNVLRASCEILHKQDLTFISYLLPVDWFEQYRERVIEAEQLILTTLDFELNVQHPYASLTSILDKLGFSQSVLVNLALRLISEGLRSSLWLQFKPHQIAAGAAYLAGRYLNMDMASCQNIWMAFQTPHSIVEEAFFRFVLLQAIDQTIRSCECYDCRCGAAVDGAILEI; this comes from the exons ATGTCTCACTTGCAGAGTTACCATTCACAGGGTGGCCCTTTTGCTGGTGGTTGTAGACCTTTTGCCAATAGTAACCAATCCACCATCACAACTAGCAACCAATTTAATAACCATAATAACTGCAATGGCAACTGCATTTGGAATTACGATGATTTCCATGATTGTTCAAGGAAGTTCAAGGAGTATAACTATCACGTTAATCATGTTATGCCCAACGCTGCACCTTCTTTcaaaaggagaaaattttctGCTTCTTCTTGGGAAGACAATGGGAGACAGTATCAACCCAAAGGATGCAGTAACAATGGGTTTCCTACATGTAAGAACAATTTGGTCCATCTTGCTCCTTCAAGACCAGATGCCAATAGCAGCATGTCTATCGCCAATAAACGTGACCGTAAAAAATTTGAGGATCAAGATGAGGTCTTTATGTCAAGGGATGAGATTGACAGATGCTCTCCATCGAGAAAAGATGGCATTGATGCACTGGTTGAGACATACTTGCGTTACTCATATTGTGcttttctccaaaatcttgGATTGCGATTGGATTT GCCGCAAACCACTATTGGCACTGCTATGGTTTTATGCCACCGGTTTTTCGTTCGAAGGTCACATGCTAGCCATGACAGAATT TTGATTGCTACTGCTGCTCTTTTTTTGGCTGCAAAGTCTGAGGAGACGGCACGCCCTTTGAACAATGTGTTGAGAGCATCGTGTGAAATTTTACACAAGCAGGACCTCACTTTCATCTCATATCTTCTTCCTGTT GATTGGTTTGAGCAGTATCGAGAACGTGTGATTGAGGCTGAGCAATTGATATTGACAACTCTTGATTTTGAGCTTAATGTTCAGCACCCATATGCTTCTCTTACATCCATTCTTGACAAATTAGGCTTTTCACAGTCAGTACTGGTGAATTTGGCACTGAGATTGATCAGTGAAGG GCTTCGAAGTTCACTGTGGCTTCAGTTTAAACCCCATCAGATTGCTGCTGGTGCTGCATATCTAGCTGGCAGATACTTAAATATGGATATGGCTTCATGTCAGAATATCTGGATGGCATTCCAAACACCTCATTCTATTGTTGAAG AAGCCTTCTTCCGCTTTGTGTTACTCCAAGCAATTGATCAAACGATTAGATCATGCGAGTGTTATGACTGCAGATGTGGCGCAGCAGTTGATGGAGctattttagaaatataa
- the LOC127799892 gene encoding cyclin-T1-4-like isoform X3, producing the protein MSHLQSYHSQGGPFAGGCRPFANSNQSTITTSNQFNNHNNCNGNCIWNYDDFHDCSRKFKEYNYHVNHVMPNAAPSFKRRKFSASSWEDNGRQYQPKGCSNNGFPTCKNNLVHLAPSRPDANSSMSIANKRDRKKFEDQDEVFMSRDEIDRCSPSRKDGIDALVETYLRYSYCAFLQNLGLRLDLPQTTIGTAMVLCHRFFVRRSHASHDRILIATAALFLAAKSEETARPLNNVLRASCEILHKQDLTFISYLLPVDWFEQYRERVIEAEQLILTTLDFELNVQHPYASLTSILDKLGFSQSVLVNLALRLISEGLRSSLWLQFKPHQIAAGAAYLAGRYLNMDMASCQNIWMAFQTPHSIVEDVAQQLMELF; encoded by the exons ATGTCTCACTTGCAGAGTTACCATTCACAGGGTGGCCCTTTTGCTGGTGGTTGTAGACCTTTTGCCAATAGTAACCAATCCACCATCACAACTAGCAACCAATTTAATAACCATAATAACTGCAATGGCAACTGCATTTGGAATTACGATGATTTCCATGATTGTTCAAGGAAGTTCAAGGAGTATAACTATCACGTTAATCATGTTATGCCCAACGCTGCACCTTCTTTcaaaaggagaaaattttctGCTTCTTCTTGGGAAGACAATGGGAGACAGTATCAACCCAAAGGATGCAGTAACAATGGGTTTCCTACATGTAAGAACAATTTGGTCCATCTTGCTCCTTCAAGACCAGATGCCAATAGCAGCATGTCTATCGCCAATAAACGTGACCGTAAAAAATTTGAGGATCAAGATGAGGTCTTTATGTCAAGGGATGAGATTGACAGATGCTCTCCATCGAGAAAAGATGGCATTGATGCACTGGTTGAGACATACTTGCGTTACTCATATTGTGcttttctccaaaatcttgGATTGCGATTGGATTT GCCGCAAACCACTATTGGCACTGCTATGGTTTTATGCCACCGGTTTTTCGTTCGAAGGTCACATGCTAGCCATGACAGAATT TTGATTGCTACTGCTGCTCTTTTTTTGGCTGCAAAGTCTGAGGAGACGGCACGCCCTTTGAACAATGTGTTGAGAGCATCGTGTGAAATTTTACACAAGCAGGACCTCACTTTCATCTCATATCTTCTTCCTGTT GATTGGTTTGAGCAGTATCGAGAACGTGTGATTGAGGCTGAGCAATTGATATTGACAACTCTTGATTTTGAGCTTAATGTTCAGCACCCATATGCTTCTCTTACATCCATTCTTGACAAATTAGGCTTTTCACAGTCAGTACTGGTGAATTTGGCACTGAGATTGATCAGTGAAGG GCTTCGAAGTTCACTGTGGCTTCAGTTTAAACCCCATCAGATTGCTGCTGGTGCTGCATATCTAGCTGGCAGATACTTAAATATGGATATGGCTTCATGTCAGAATATCTGGATGGCATTCCAAACACCTCATTCTATTGTTGAAG ATGTGGCGCAGCAGTTGATGGAGctattttag
- the LOC127799892 gene encoding cyclin-T1-4-like isoform X4: MSHLQSYHSQGGPFAGGCRPFANSNQSTITTSNQFNNHNNCNGNCIWNYDDFHDCSRKFKEYNYHVNHVMPNAAPSFKRRKFSASSWEDNGRQYQPKGCSNNGFPTCKNNLVHLAPSRPDANSSMSIANKRDRKKFEDQDEVFMSRDEIDRCSPSRKDGIDALVETYLRYSYCAFLQNLGLRLDLPQTTIGTAMVLCHRFFVRRSHASHDRILIATAALFLAAKSEETARPLNNVLRASCEILHKQDLTFISYLLPVDWFEQYRERVIEAEQLILTTLDFELNVQHPYASLTSILDKLGFSQSVLVNLALRLISEGLRSSLWLQFKPHQIAAGAAYLAGRYLNMDMASCQNIWMAFQTPHSIVEGCQQKCSSLF; this comes from the exons ATGTCTCACTTGCAGAGTTACCATTCACAGGGTGGCCCTTTTGCTGGTGGTTGTAGACCTTTTGCCAATAGTAACCAATCCACCATCACAACTAGCAACCAATTTAATAACCATAATAACTGCAATGGCAACTGCATTTGGAATTACGATGATTTCCATGATTGTTCAAGGAAGTTCAAGGAGTATAACTATCACGTTAATCATGTTATGCCCAACGCTGCACCTTCTTTcaaaaggagaaaattttctGCTTCTTCTTGGGAAGACAATGGGAGACAGTATCAACCCAAAGGATGCAGTAACAATGGGTTTCCTACATGTAAGAACAATTTGGTCCATCTTGCTCCTTCAAGACCAGATGCCAATAGCAGCATGTCTATCGCCAATAAACGTGACCGTAAAAAATTTGAGGATCAAGATGAGGTCTTTATGTCAAGGGATGAGATTGACAGATGCTCTCCATCGAGAAAAGATGGCATTGATGCACTGGTTGAGACATACTTGCGTTACTCATATTGTGcttttctccaaaatcttgGATTGCGATTGGATTT GCCGCAAACCACTATTGGCACTGCTATGGTTTTATGCCACCGGTTTTTCGTTCGAAGGTCACATGCTAGCCATGACAGAATT TTGATTGCTACTGCTGCTCTTTTTTTGGCTGCAAAGTCTGAGGAGACGGCACGCCCTTTGAACAATGTGTTGAGAGCATCGTGTGAAATTTTACACAAGCAGGACCTCACTTTCATCTCATATCTTCTTCCTGTT GATTGGTTTGAGCAGTATCGAGAACGTGTGATTGAGGCTGAGCAATTGATATTGACAACTCTTGATTTTGAGCTTAATGTTCAGCACCCATATGCTTCTCTTACATCCATTCTTGACAAATTAGGCTTTTCACAGTCAGTACTGGTGAATTTGGCACTGAGATTGATCAGTGAAGG GCTTCGAAGTTCACTGTGGCTTCAGTTTAAACCCCATCAGATTGCTGCTGGTGCTGCATATCTAGCTGGCAGATACTTAAATATGGATATGGCTTCATGTCAGAATATCTGGATGGCATTCCAAACACCTCATTCTATTGTTGAAG GCTGCCAACAGAAATGCTCCTCTCTCTTCTAA
- the LOC127799892 gene encoding cyclin-T1-4-like isoform X5, with protein MSHLQSYHSQGGPFAGGCRPFANSNQSTITTSNQFNNHNNCNGNCIWNYDDFHDCSRKFKEYNYHVNHVMPNAAPSFKRRKFSASSWEDNGRQYQPKGCSNNGFPTCKNNLVHLAPSRPDANSSMSIANKRDRKKFEDQDEVFMSRDEIDRCSPSRKDGIDALVETYLRYSYCAFLQNLGLRLDLPQTTIGTAMVLCHRFFVRRSHASHDRILIATAALFLAAKSEETARPLNNVLRASCEILHKQDLTFISYLLPVDWFEQYRERVIEAEQLILTTLDFELNVQHPYASLTSILDKLGFSQSVLVNLALRLISEGLRSSLWLQFKPHQIAAGAAYLAGRYLNMDMASCQNIWMAFQTPHSIVEAS; from the exons ATGTCTCACTTGCAGAGTTACCATTCACAGGGTGGCCCTTTTGCTGGTGGTTGTAGACCTTTTGCCAATAGTAACCAATCCACCATCACAACTAGCAACCAATTTAATAACCATAATAACTGCAATGGCAACTGCATTTGGAATTACGATGATTTCCATGATTGTTCAAGGAAGTTCAAGGAGTATAACTATCACGTTAATCATGTTATGCCCAACGCTGCACCTTCTTTcaaaaggagaaaattttctGCTTCTTCTTGGGAAGACAATGGGAGACAGTATCAACCCAAAGGATGCAGTAACAATGGGTTTCCTACATGTAAGAACAATTTGGTCCATCTTGCTCCTTCAAGACCAGATGCCAATAGCAGCATGTCTATCGCCAATAAACGTGACCGTAAAAAATTTGAGGATCAAGATGAGGTCTTTATGTCAAGGGATGAGATTGACAGATGCTCTCCATCGAGAAAAGATGGCATTGATGCACTGGTTGAGACATACTTGCGTTACTCATATTGTGcttttctccaaaatcttgGATTGCGATTGGATTT GCCGCAAACCACTATTGGCACTGCTATGGTTTTATGCCACCGGTTTTTCGTTCGAAGGTCACATGCTAGCCATGACAGAATT TTGATTGCTACTGCTGCTCTTTTTTTGGCTGCAAAGTCTGAGGAGACGGCACGCCCTTTGAACAATGTGTTGAGAGCATCGTGTGAAATTTTACACAAGCAGGACCTCACTTTCATCTCATATCTTCTTCCTGTT GATTGGTTTGAGCAGTATCGAGAACGTGTGATTGAGGCTGAGCAATTGATATTGACAACTCTTGATTTTGAGCTTAATGTTCAGCACCCATATGCTTCTCTTACATCCATTCTTGACAAATTAGGCTTTTCACAGTCAGTACTGGTGAATTTGGCACTGAGATTGATCAGTGAAGG GCTTCGAAGTTCACTGTGGCTTCAGTTTAAACCCCATCAGATTGCTGCTGGTGCTGCATATCTAGCTGGCAGATACTTAAATATGGATATGGCTTCATGTCAGAATATCTGGATGGCATTCCAAACACCTCATTCTATTGTTGAAG CTTCTTGA
- the LOC127799892 gene encoding cyclin-T1-4-like isoform X6: MSHLQSYHSQGGPFAGGCRPFANSNQSTITTSNQFNNHNNCNGNCIWNYDDFHDCSRKFKEYNYHVNHVMPNAAPSFKRRKFSASSWEDNGRQYQPKGCSNNGFPTCKNNLVHLAPSRPDANSSMSIANKRDRKKFEDQDEVFMSRDEIDRCSPSRKDGIDALVETYLRYSYCAFLQNLGLRLDLPQTTIGTAMVLCHRFFVRRSHASHDRILIATAALFLAAKSEETARPLNNVLRASCEILHKQDLTFISYLLPVDWFEQYRERVIEAEQLILTTLDFELNVQHPYASLTSILDKLGFSQSVLVNLALRLISEGVYTRLACWPI, translated from the exons ATGTCTCACTTGCAGAGTTACCATTCACAGGGTGGCCCTTTTGCTGGTGGTTGTAGACCTTTTGCCAATAGTAACCAATCCACCATCACAACTAGCAACCAATTTAATAACCATAATAACTGCAATGGCAACTGCATTTGGAATTACGATGATTTCCATGATTGTTCAAGGAAGTTCAAGGAGTATAACTATCACGTTAATCATGTTATGCCCAACGCTGCACCTTCTTTcaaaaggagaaaattttctGCTTCTTCTTGGGAAGACAATGGGAGACAGTATCAACCCAAAGGATGCAGTAACAATGGGTTTCCTACATGTAAGAACAATTTGGTCCATCTTGCTCCTTCAAGACCAGATGCCAATAGCAGCATGTCTATCGCCAATAAACGTGACCGTAAAAAATTTGAGGATCAAGATGAGGTCTTTATGTCAAGGGATGAGATTGACAGATGCTCTCCATCGAGAAAAGATGGCATTGATGCACTGGTTGAGACATACTTGCGTTACTCATATTGTGcttttctccaaaatcttgGATTGCGATTGGATTT GCCGCAAACCACTATTGGCACTGCTATGGTTTTATGCCACCGGTTTTTCGTTCGAAGGTCACATGCTAGCCATGACAGAATT TTGATTGCTACTGCTGCTCTTTTTTTGGCTGCAAAGTCTGAGGAGACGGCACGCCCTTTGAACAATGTGTTGAGAGCATCGTGTGAAATTTTACACAAGCAGGACCTCACTTTCATCTCATATCTTCTTCCTGTT GATTGGTTTGAGCAGTATCGAGAACGTGTGATTGAGGCTGAGCAATTGATATTGACAACTCTTGATTTTGAGCTTAATGTTCAGCACCCATATGCTTCTCTTACATCCATTCTTGACAAATTAGGCTTTTCACAGTCAGTACTGGTGAATTTGGCACTGAGATTGATCAGTGAAGG GGTTTATACCAGATTAGCGTGCTGGCCTATATGA